The window AAATCAGACGCTGACGAAATTGATCTACGGCAAGCTGAACGCATGGCAGATCTCGCAGGTCGCGCGTCATCCGCAACGCCCTTATACGCTCGATTACCTGCAGCAGCTCTTCAGCGATTTCGAAGAATTGCACGGCGACCGCCATTTTGCCGACGATCACGCGATCGTCGGCGGGCTGGCGCGGCTCGGCGCCCAGAGCGTGATGGTCATCGGCCATCAGAAAGGACGCGATACCAAGGAAAAAATCTTCCGCAATTTCGGCATGCCGCGGCCCGAGGGTTATCGCAAGGCGCTCCGCTTGATGCGGCTCGCCGAGAAGTTCGCGATCCCGGTGTTCACGCTGATCGACACACCCGGCGCTTATCCGGGCGTCGGCGCGGAGGAGCGCGGCCAGTCGGAGGCGATCGGGCGTAATCTTTATGTCATGGCGGAATTGAGAACGCCGATTATCTGTACGGTGATCGGCGAGGGCGGTTCGGGCGGCGCGCTCGCTGTCGGCGTAGGCGATGCGATGCTGATGCTGCAATACGCAACCTATTCGGTGATCTCGCCCGAAGGCTGCGCATCGATCCTTTGGAAAAGCGCCGATAAAGCGCCTGAAGCGGCCGAAACGCTAGGTATTACGGCGACGCGTTTGAAAACCCTGGGCTTGATCGACAAGATCGTGCCCGAGCCCCTGGGCGGCGCGCACCGCGATCCGGAAACCATAATGCAAACCTTGAAAAAATTTCTGGTCGATACGCTGCGCCAGCTCAAGGACAAGCCGGTCGACGATCTGCTGAAAGCGCGCTATGCGCGGCTGATGGCTTATGGCAAATTCAAAGAAGTCGCAGTCAAATGATCGGCCGAATGCCCCGCCCGATCTGCCGGCCGAAGCGGAAATCGTTTTAAGGAAATGGGTCAAAAAAGGCGATAAGCTTGTTCTCGGCCTGAGCGGCGGCATCGATTCGGTGGTTGCGCTCGATGTCCTCGAGCTGCTGCGCGAGCCTCTCGGTTTTTCATACTCAGCGCTTTATATCGATCATCGCATCAGCGCCGATTCCTCAAAATGGGCCGATTTCTGCGCAGGACTTTGCCATGTCCGCGGCATTGACTTTCGAAGTGTTTCAATAACCATCGATACGGCTGGCGCCGGTACGGAAGCGGCGGCGCGCAAGGCGCGTTATGGCGTGTTTGCCGGGCAAGACGCCGACTTCATCATCACCGCGCATCACCTCGACGATCAGGCCGAAACTTTGCTGCTGCAACTGCTGCGCGGCGCAGGGCTCAAGGGTGCGAGCGCCATGCCGGAAATCAGGGAATTGTCATCCGCTTCCGGGGAAAGGGCGCCGCGATTGTTGCGCCCGTTCCTGAATCTTGCGCGCCGCGATTTCGAAGCTTACGCGCGCGCCAAGAATCTGGCCTGGATCGATGACGAGAGCAACGACAATACGTCGTTCGATCGCAACTATGTGCGGCATCGCGTTTTTCCTGTCGTCGAGCAGCGTTTTCCCGGCTATCGCGCCACGCTGGCGCGCGCGAGCCGGCACTTCGCCGCGGCTTCCGCGTTGCTCGATGAGCTTGCCGAATGCGACGCGGCGTATGCCATATCCGCCGGCGCCTTGCGAATCGATGCGCTGTGCAAGTTGGAGCAAGCTCGCGCCAACAATCTGCTGCGCTTTTTTCTGGGTCGCGCCGGCCTGATCCTGCCAAGCGCCGTCAAGCTCGAAGAGATCGTCCGCCAATGCCGCGGCAGCAGCGACGACAGCCATCTCTCGATCGAGTTGGGTCATTGGCAATTGCGCCGTTTCGCCGGCTCGCTGCATCTCGAACCCGCGTTTAAACTCATGCCATGCATCGTCAAATGGAACGGCGAAGCGCGGCTCGAACTCCCGGCGGGACGCGGCGTGCTGGTGATGAAAAAAGCCATCGGCGCCGGCATCGCTGCGCGACGGCTGGAGCAGCAGGCGGTGACGGTCCGCACGCGTTATGGCGGCGAGCGTCTAAAGCCGGACTGCAAGCGCCCGCGCCGCACCTTGAAGAACCTGCTGCAGGAGAATCGCGTGCCGCCATGGCAGCGCGCGCGCATGCCCCTTCTGTTCTGCGGCGAAATCCTGGTATGGGCGCCAGGGCTGGGCGTCGATTGCGCTTATCAGACAGACGCTGGTGAACCGGGCATCATTCCGGAATGGCAGGCCAGCACTGCAGCCCGGGAGGCGGAATGAACGTGCAAGTTTGAATCCGAATGGATAGCGAACATGAGATGGCGACTGGCGATTCGGCAAGAAATTCCGTAGGTCAGGGTGCCGAAGGCGCCCTAACAGCATCGGTAGCGCATTCTTTGTCAGGGAGCTTGCGCACCCTGACCTACGCTTACTTTGTTCGTATCGTTCCGGCTTGTCCCATAACGATGCGCGCATCGTCAGGTGTTTGCTTCTCGGTTTTTCAACATAAGCCGGTGTAATCGAAAGTGAATCGCCCGATCCGCGCCCGCATCGATCTCGCCGCCCTTGCGCACAATCTGTTGATCGCGCGGCGCTGTGCGCCTCGCTCGCAGGTGCTTGCGGTGATCAAGGCCAATGCCTACGGCCACGGTTTGCTGCGCGCCGCGCGCGCGTTGCAAGACGCCGATGGATTTGCCGTGCTCGATCTCGAGGCGGCAGTATGCTTGCGCGAATCCGGTTTCCGCCGCCATATCGTTTTGCTGCAGGGCTTTTTCGCGCCCGACGAATTGCCGCTGATCGCGGAAAACCGGTTGACGGTGGTCATCCATCATCAGGAACAAATCGCAATGCTGGCTTCGGCCTGGTTGCCGGTGAAGATCGACGTGTTCCTGAAAATCAATACGGGGATGAACCGGCTCGGTTTCAAACCTTCCGCGTTCAGCGCAGCGCTGCGCGCGCTGCAGACAAACCGGCTCATCGGCGATATAACGCTGATGACGCATTTCGCCAGCGCCGACGAGACCGAGGGCACGATGGCCCAGCTCAACGAGTTCACCAATCTGCGTGGCGATTCCGGATTGCCGTGCAGCATGGCGAATTCGGCAGCGATTCTGAGTACGCCGGCGACGCATGCGGAATGGGTGCGCCCCGGCATCATGTTGTATGGCGCGTCGCCTTTCCCGGATCGCGCTCATAGCGAGTTCGGCTTGCTGCCGGCGATGACTTTGTCGAGCGAAATCATCGCCGTGCAACAACTTGATAGCGGCGATGCCGTCGGTTATGGCGAGAACTACCGCAGCGATGGCGCGCGCCGCGTCGGTATCGTCGCCTGCGGTTATGCCGATGGTTATCCGCGCCTCGCGCCCACCGGAACGCCGGCGCTGGTCGCAGGCCAACTCACGCAAACGCTGGGCAGGGTATCGATGGACATGCTGTGCGTAGATCTGTCGGCGCTCCCGCAGGCTGGCGTCGGCGCCCCGGTCGTGCTGTGGGGCGAAGGCCTCGCCGTCGATGAGGTCGCGCGAAAGGCCGGCACCCTCGGTTACGAGTTGCTGTGCGCGCTGGCGCCGCGCGTTCCGGTCATCGAATCCTGACGCTGTCGGCGCCGTGAAAAAGCAGAAATCGGTTTACGCGTGCACCGAATGCGGCGGCGAAGCGCTGAAGTGGCAGGGCCAATGCCCGCATTGCCAGGCGTGGAACACGCTGGTCGAATCGATAGCCGAGCAGATTGGAACGAATCGCTACAGCGCCATTGCCGGCAACGCCAGGCTGCAAAATCTGGGCGAAGTCGAGATTGGAGCGCGCGAGCAAAGCCGGTATCCGACCGGCATCGGCGAATTCGATCGCGTGCTCGGCGGCGGCCTGGTGCGCGGCGCTGTTGTGCTGCTTGGCGGCGATCCAGGAATCGGCAAATCGACTTTGTTGTTGCAGGCGCTCTGTCAGATCAGCGACGCGAAGCGCGTGCTCTACGTGAGCGGGGAGGAATCGGCGCAGCAGATCGCGCTGCGCGCATCCAGGCTGGCGTTGAATGCAAGCGCGATGCAGTTGCTGGCAGAAATCCAGCTCGAACGCGTACTCGCGACCCTGGCCGCGCACAAGCCGGAAGTCGTCGTCATCGATTCGATTCAAACCATGTATTCGGAGGCGCTGACATCAGCGCCGGGCAGCGTCGCCCAGGTTCGCGAATGCGCGGCGCAACTGACGCGGTACGCCAAGAGCAATGATGTCATCGTCATTCTGGTTGGCCACGTCACCAAGGAAGGCACGCTGGCCGGGCCGCGCGTGCTCGAACACATAGTCGACACCGTGCTGTATTTCGAGGGCGATACGCATTCGAGCTTCCGGCTGGTGCGGGCCGTCAAGAATCGCTTTGGCGCGGTCAATGAGCTCGGCGTTTTTGCGATGACGGACAAGGGATTGAAAGGCGTCAGCAATCCGTCCGCGCTATTCCTGTCGCAGCACGATACGCAAGTCGCGGGCTCCTGCGTGCTGGTCACGCAGGAAGGCACGCGGCCGTTGCTGGTCGAGATTCAGGCGCTCGTCGATGAAGCGCACGCGCCGAATCCGCGCCGGTTATCGGTCGGGCTCGAACAGAATCGGCTTGCGCTGCTGCTTGCCGTGCTGCATCGTCATGCCGGCATCGCGTGCTTCGATCAGGATGTGTTTGTCAACGCGGTCGGCGGCGTCCGCATCAGCGAGCCGGCGGCCGATCTCGCGGTGCTGCTGGCGATCGTGTCTTCGCTGAAGAACAAGCCGCTGCCGGACAAGATGGTCGTGTTCGGCGAGGTCGGCCTGGCCGGTGAAGTGAGGCCGGTTCAGCGCGGCCAGGAACGCTTGAAGGAAGCCGCCAAGCTCGGTTTCACGCGCGCCATCATTCCGAAAGCGAACCAGCCGAAGCAGCCAATTGCCGGGATCGATATCATTGCCGTCGAGCGCATCGAACAGGCGGTCGCCAGCATCCGTTAACAGGCTGGTTGAAAAACTACTGCGCTTGCCTGTACTTCGCTGCTCAGGGCTCGAAGCTCATGTATTCCCATATACATTCCGCTTTCTCGGCCCATAGCACCTCGTCCTGGCTGCGCTCGCTGGGTTTTCAACAGCCTGCTGACGGGTATCCGCGATGGTGATGAGAGCAGCCACGGCCAACGCTGCGCGCAAACGATCTGGTTTGCGCGCCCTCGTGATCGCCGGAATTTCCTGGCTCTTCATGCTAGCAATC is drawn from Burkholderiales bacterium and contains these coding sequences:
- a CDS encoding acetyl-CoA carboxylase carboxyltransferase subunit alpha, whose translation is MKTTFLDFEQSMAELEAKIDELRYVQDDSALGISEEIERLQKKNQTLTKLIYGKLNAWQISQVARHPQRPYTLDYLQQLFSDFEELHGDRHFADDHAIVGGLARLGAQSVMVIGHQKGRDTKEKIFRNFGMPRPEGYRKALRLMRLAEKFAIPVFTLIDTPGAYPGVGAEERGQSEAIGRNLYVMAELRTPIICTVIGEGGSGGALAVGVGDAMLMLQYATYSVISPEGCASILWKSADKAPEAAETLGITATRLKTLGLIDKIVPEPLGGAHRDPETIMQTLKKFLVDTLRQLKDKPVDDLLKARYARLMAYGKFKEVAVK
- the tilS gene encoding tRNA lysidine(34) synthetase TilS, translating into MANSKKSQSNDRPNAPPDLPAEAEIVLRKWVKKGDKLVLGLSGGIDSVVALDVLELLREPLGFSYSALYIDHRISADSSKWADFCAGLCHVRGIDFRSVSITIDTAGAGTEAAARKARYGVFAGQDADFIITAHHLDDQAETLLLQLLRGAGLKGASAMPEIRELSSASGERAPRLLRPFLNLARRDFEAYARAKNLAWIDDESNDNTSFDRNYVRHRVFPVVEQRFPGYRATLARASRHFAAASALLDELAECDAAYAISAGALRIDALCKLEQARANNLLRFFLGRAGLILPSAVKLEEIVRQCRGSSDDSHLSIELGHWQLRRFAGSLHLEPAFKLMPCIVKWNGEARLELPAGRGVLVMKKAIGAGIAARRLEQQAVTVRTRYGGERLKPDCKRPRRTLKNLLQENRVPPWQRARMPLLFCGEILVWAPGLGVDCAYQTDAGEPGIIPEWQASTAAREAE
- the alr gene encoding alanine racemase → MNRPIRARIDLAALAHNLLIARRCAPRSQVLAVIKANAYGHGLLRAARALQDADGFAVLDLEAAVCLRESGFRRHIVLLQGFFAPDELPLIAENRLTVVIHHQEQIAMLASAWLPVKIDVFLKINTGMNRLGFKPSAFSAALRALQTNRLIGDITLMTHFASADETEGTMAQLNEFTNLRGDSGLPCSMANSAAILSTPATHAEWVRPGIMLYGASPFPDRAHSEFGLLPAMTLSSEIIAVQQLDSGDAVGYGENYRSDGARRVGIVACGYADGYPRLAPTGTPALVAGQLTQTLGRVSMDMLCVDLSALPQAGVGAPVVLWGEGLAVDEVARKAGTLGYELLCALAPRVPVIES
- the radA gene encoding DNA repair protein RadA → MKKQKSVYACTECGGEALKWQGQCPHCQAWNTLVESIAEQIGTNRYSAIAGNARLQNLGEVEIGAREQSRYPTGIGEFDRVLGGGLVRGAVVLLGGDPGIGKSTLLLQALCQISDAKRVLYVSGEESAQQIALRASRLALNASAMQLLAEIQLERVLATLAAHKPEVVVIDSIQTMYSEALTSAPGSVAQVRECAAQLTRYAKSNDVIVILVGHVTKEGTLAGPRVLEHIVDTVLYFEGDTHSSFRLVRAVKNRFGAVNELGVFAMTDKGLKGVSNPSALFLSQHDTQVAGSCVLVTQEGTRPLLVEIQALVDEAHAPNPRRLSVGLEQNRLALLLAVLHRHAGIACFDQDVFVNAVGGVRISEPAADLAVLLAIVSSLKNKPLPDKMVVFGEVGLAGEVRPVQRGQERLKEAAKLGFTRAIIPKANQPKQPIAGIDIIAVERIEQAVASIR